One Carassius carassius chromosome 20, fCarCar2.1, whole genome shotgun sequence DNA segment encodes these proteins:
- the LOC132095838 gene encoding protein FAM131A-like — MLYPCAMLLTALSQLNLKVDDPTDMLPKSRKALSIQEIAALARSSFNGISQVVKDHVTKPTAMAQGRVAHLIEWKGWSKPLDPPSATLQSHFNSYSHLSEGEQEARFAAGVAEQFAIAEAKLRAWTSVDEEEMDEESYEEDPPLNDEPITTTLSSGEHPVLSNQSSPVPSQTDTAEISPSDPDEPLISEVPPHAQELQLSEGEGDRATCGLHKPERRPLWSKGDSCYYSTSYSESGLSPEDQEEEDGREVEEGEDNVFQEVIRWYRHCRSISDTSGAVSFDDDEEEEEEQEEGSKQ; from the exons ATGCTGTATCCATGTGCAATGCTTTTAACAGCATTATCCCAACTAAATCTAAAG GTTGACGACCCTACTGATATGCTCCCCAAGTCAAGAAAAGCCCTTAGCATCCAGGAAATTGCAGCTCTGGCCAGATCATCATTTAATG GTATCTCACAGGTGGTGAAGGATCACGTCACCAAACCCACGGCCATGGCTCAGGGTCGGGTGGCTCATCTGATCGAGTGGAAGGGCTGGTCTAAGCCCTTAGACCCTCCATCAGCTACACTGCAGTCCCACTTTAACTCCTACTCCCATCTCAGTGAGGGTGAGCAGGAGGCCCGGTTTGCAGCAG GTGTGGCCGAGCAGTTTGCCATTGCAGAGGCGAAGCTTCGTGCCTGGACCTCTGTAGATGAAGAGGAGATGGATGAAGAGTCCTATGAAGAGGATCCTCCTCTAAATGACGAGCCAATCACGACAACTCTGAGCTCAGGTGAGC ACCCTGTATTATCCAATCAAAGCAGCCCAGTGCCAAGCCAGACAGACACGGCTGAAATCAGTCCGTCAGACCCCGACGAGCCGCTCATCTCAGAAGTGCCACCACACGCCCAAGAACTCCAGCTTTCAGAAGGAGAGGGCGACAGGGCCACATGTGGGCTTCACAAACCAGAGCGCAGGCCTTTGTGGAGCAAGGGAGACTCCTGTTACTACTCCACCTCCTACTCCGAGTCTGGCCTTTCACCTGAGGACCAAGAAGAGGAGGACGGAAGAGAGGTGGAGGAAGGGGAGGACAACGTCTTTCAGGAAGTCATCCGCTGGTACAGACACTGCCGGAGCATCTCTGATACCTCTGGAGCTGTGTcttttgatgatgatgaggaggaggaggaggaacagGAAGAAGGTTCCAAGCAGTAA